Proteins encoded together in one Pseudomonas arsenicoxydans window:
- a CDS encoding TetR/AcrR family transcriptional regulator has product MPMPERCSRFAEYRDKVLELFASKGFGQVGMRELATCLGLSPGSLYHHYPSKQHLLLDLIEEFYEELLSTLGRIDQKATAKRDKLPNLIRAHLNLHREMPWHFRLAERDSGCLNEEQQARVRLLREQYERTLLKMLGAPSRLGEQGLMATGHAIANLLNSAPGWLAQHPLEDAQRDELLENLVSGAVERLLRPSCAPRAVA; this is encoded by the coding sequence ATGCCTATGCCTGAGCGTTGCTCACGTTTCGCCGAGTACCGGGACAAGGTGCTGGAGTTGTTCGCCAGCAAGGGTTTCGGTCAGGTCGGCATGCGTGAGCTGGCCACCTGCCTGGGGCTGTCCCCGGGCTCGTTGTATCACCATTACCCGAGCAAACAGCACTTGCTGCTCGACCTGATCGAAGAGTTCTATGAAGAACTGTTGTCGACCCTCGGGCGCATCGATCAAAAGGCCACGGCCAAACGCGACAAACTGCCCAACCTGATCCGCGCGCATTTGAACCTGCACCGGGAAATGCCTTGGCATTTTCGTCTGGCGGAACGTGACAGCGGCTGCCTCAACGAAGAACAGCAGGCGCGCGTCCGGCTGTTGCGCGAGCAATACGAGCGCACATTGCTGAAGATGCTTGGCGCCCCTTCACGTCTCGGAGAACAGGGTTTGATGGCCACCGGACACGCCATCGCCAACCTGCTCAACAGCGCGCCCGGCTGGCTGGCGCAGCATCCGCTGGAGGACGCGCAGCGTGATGAACTGCTGGAAAACCTGGTGAGTGGCGCCGTTGAGCGCTTGCTGCGCCCATCCTGCGCCCCGCGCGCGGTGGCCTGA
- a CDS encoding RtcB family protein: MQAPTYQLLEVANGKPIKLWTEGVPVEPEARQQLINTAKMPFIFKHLAVMPDVHLGKGSTIGSVIPTVGAIIPAAVGVDIGCGMIAARTSLTAADLPDNLHGLRCAIEKAVPHGRTMGRGIRDKGAWDSVPKQADHAWTALHPRFKAITDKYPKLASTNNRGHLGTLGSGNHFIEVCLDETNRVWFMLHSGSRGVGNAIGNLFIQLAQADMRQHIANLPDRDLAYFKEGSRHFDDYVEAVNWAQDFAKQNRALMMQAVIQATRKVISKPFDVALDAVNCHHNYVQKEQHFGQDILVTRKGAVSAQKGELGIIPGSMGAKSFIVRGLGNEESFCSCSHGAGRVMSRTKAKSLFTVQDQIRATAHVECRKDAAVIDEIPMAYKDIDHVMHAQRELVEVLHTLRQVVCVKG; encoded by the coding sequence ATGCAAGCCCCGACCTATCAGTTGCTGGAAGTCGCCAACGGCAAACCGATCAAGCTCTGGACCGAAGGCGTCCCGGTAGAACCCGAAGCCCGGCAGCAGTTGATCAACACCGCGAAGATGCCGTTCATCTTCAAGCACCTGGCGGTGATGCCCGACGTCCACCTGGGCAAGGGCTCGACCATTGGCAGTGTCATCCCTACGGTGGGGGCGATCATTCCCGCCGCCGTCGGGGTCGACATCGGCTGCGGCATGATCGCCGCGCGCACATCGCTGACGGCTGCCGATTTGCCGGACAACCTGCATGGCTTGCGCTGCGCCATCGAAAAAGCGGTGCCCCATGGCCGCACGATGGGCCGTGGTATCCGCGACAAAGGCGCCTGGGACAGCGTTCCCAAACAGGCCGATCACGCCTGGACGGCGTTGCACCCACGGTTCAAGGCGATCACCGACAAATACCCGAAACTCGCCAGCACCAACAACCGTGGACACCTGGGGACACTGGGCAGCGGCAACCACTTCATCGAGGTGTGCCTGGACGAAACCAACCGGGTCTGGTTCATGCTGCACAGCGGCTCACGCGGGGTCGGCAACGCCATCGGTAACTTGTTCATTCAACTGGCCCAGGCCGACATGCGGCAGCACATCGCCAACCTGCCGGACCGCGACCTGGCCTATTTCAAGGAAGGCAGCCGGCATTTTGACGACTACGTCGAAGCCGTGAACTGGGCCCAGGATTTCGCCAAACAGAACCGGGCATTGATGATGCAAGCGGTGATTCAGGCGACACGCAAAGTGATCAGCAAACCCTTCGACGTTGCACTGGACGCGGTGAACTGCCACCACAACTACGTGCAAAAAGAGCAGCACTTTGGCCAGGACATTCTGGTCACCCGCAAGGGTGCGGTGTCAGCGCAAAAGGGCGAGTTGGGGATCATCCCGGGATCAATGGGCGCAAAAAGCTTCATCGTCCGCGGCCTCGGCAATGAAGAGTCGTTTTGCTCCTGCAGCCACGGCGCCGGCCGCGTCATGAGCCGCACCAAAGCGAAAAGCCTGTTCACCGTCCAGGACCAGATCCGCGCCACTGCCCACGTCGAATGCCGCAAGGACGCCGCCGTCATCGATGAAATACCGATGGCCTACAAAGACATCGACCACGTCATGCACGCCCAGCGTGAGCTGGTTGAAGTGCTGCACACCTTGCGTCAGGTGGTGTGCGTGAAGGGGTAG
- a CDS encoding YajG family lipoprotein, translating into MPAHDAPWSTRFKLSLLAGGLTAALLALSGCATVDAQTTAYVGVEHSAPTLASEVVVLRTEPLRPHVRLGEVLIDASVDPAPPIAKVEEKLRDEAAKLGGDAVVVVYDHIQPVGAYVNGPLWARDVETIEGRKLKGIVIKYR; encoded by the coding sequence ATGCCTGCACATGACGCCCCTTGGTCCACACGTTTCAAACTGTCCCTGTTGGCGGGGGGACTCACCGCCGCCCTGCTCGCACTCAGTGGTTGCGCCACTGTCGATGCGCAGACCACCGCGTATGTGGGTGTCGAGCATTCTGCGCCGACGCTGGCCAGTGAGGTCGTGGTGTTGCGCACCGAACCGCTGCGTCCGCATGTCCGGTTAGGTGAAGTGCTGATCGATGCGAGTGTCGACCCTGCCCCGCCGATTGCCAAGGTCGAAGAAAAACTGCGGGACGAGGCTGCCAAGCTCGGGGGCGATGCCGTGGTGGTGGTCTATGACCATATCCAGCCGGTGGGTGCCTATGTCAACGGGCCGCTGTGGGCGCGCGATGTCGAAACCATCGAGGGGCGCAAACTCAAGGGGATCGTGATCAAGTACCGGTAG
- a CDS encoding TOBE domain-containing protein → MTIKAINVRNQFKGVIKEIVQGEVVSEIDVQTASGIVTSVITTRSVRDLELKVGSEVIAFVKSTEVSIAKL, encoded by the coding sequence ATGACCATTAAAGCGATCAACGTCCGTAACCAGTTCAAGGGTGTCATCAAGGAAATTGTTCAAGGCGAAGTGGTGTCCGAAATCGATGTGCAAACCGCTTCTGGAATCGTCACCTCGGTGATCACGACTCGTTCGGTGCGCGACCTGGAGTTGAAGGTGGGCAGCGAAGTGATTGCCTTCGTGAAATCCACCGAGGTCTCCATCGCCAAGCTCTGA
- a CDS encoding VOC family protein, translating into MKINPYLIFNGDCKAAFTFYEQALQGRIEMMMTFGESPAREQFPADLHNLIIHTRLAVGDQAIMGSDTTPDRPTDDMSGCSVSLNVDSVAEAERVFGALSEDGKVQMPLDKTFWAERFGMLVDRFGVSWMVNCEKDQ; encoded by the coding sequence ATGAAAATCAATCCCTACCTCATTTTCAACGGCGACTGCAAAGCCGCCTTCACTTTCTATGAGCAAGCCCTGCAAGGCCGGATCGAAATGATGATGACCTTCGGCGAAAGCCCGGCGCGCGAGCAGTTTCCTGCGGACCTGCATAATCTGATCATTCATACCCGCCTGGCAGTGGGCGATCAGGCGATCATGGGGTCGGACACCACGCCGGATCGTCCTACGGATGATATGAGCGGCTGTTCGGTTTCGTTGAATGTCGACAGTGTTGCCGAGGCCGAGCGTGTCTTTGGTGCGTTGTCGGAGGATGGCAAGGTGCAGATGCCGCTGGACAAGACCTTCTGGGCAGAGCGCTTCGGAATGCTGGTGGACCGGTTTGGTGTGTCTTGGATGGTGAACTGCGAAAAGGATCAGTGA
- a CDS encoding 3-hydroxybutyryl-CoA dehydrogenase, translating into MNLQNIGVIGAGTMGNGIAQVCALAGFNVTLIDISESALQKALATVGKNLDRQIAKETLSEAQKLDALARIRTSTDYSSLQNAQMVIEAATENLDLKLRVLQQIAAQVSTECVIASNTSSLSITQLAASVSQPERFIGLHFFNPVPVMGLIEVIRGLQTSDATHALALDMATTLGKTAITAGNRPGFVVNRILVPMINEAILVFQEGLASAEDIDAGMRLGCNQPIGPLALADLIGLDTVLAILEAFYDGFNDSKYRPAPLLKEMVAAGYLGRKTGRGFHAYA; encoded by the coding sequence ATGAATCTGCAAAACATTGGTGTGATCGGTGCGGGCACCATGGGCAACGGCATTGCGCAAGTCTGCGCGCTGGCCGGCTTTAACGTGACCTTGATCGACATCTCTGAAAGCGCCTTGCAAAAGGCCCTGGCCACCGTCGGCAAGAACCTCGACCGGCAGATTGCCAAGGAAACCCTGAGCGAGGCACAAAAGCTCGACGCCCTCGCCAGGATCCGCACCAGCACCGACTACAGCAGCCTGCAGAACGCGCAGATGGTGATTGAAGCCGCCACCGAGAACCTCGACCTGAAACTGCGCGTGCTGCAACAGATCGCCGCGCAGGTCAGCACCGAGTGCGTGATCGCCTCCAACACCTCGTCGCTGTCGATCACGCAGCTGGCCGCCAGCGTCAGCCAGCCTGAACGCTTCATCGGCCTGCACTTCTTCAACCCGGTGCCGGTGATGGGCCTGATCGAAGTGATCCGTGGCCTGCAAACCAGCGATGCGACCCATGCGCTGGCGCTGGACATGGCCACCACCCTCGGCAAGACCGCGATCACCGCCGGCAATCGCCCGGGCTTCGTGGTCAACCGGATTCTGGTGCCGATGATCAACGAAGCGATTCTGGTGTTTCAGGAAGGTTTGGCCAGCGCTGAAGACATCGACGCCGGCATGCGCCTGGGTTGCAATCAACCGATCGGCCCGCTGGCATTGGCGGACCTGATCGGCCTGGACACCGTGCTGGCGATTCTCGAAGCTTTCTACGACGGCTTCAACGACAGCAAATACCGCCCGGCCCCGCTGCTCAAGGAAATGGTCGCCGCCGGCTACCTGGGACGCAAGACAGGACGTGGCTTCCATGCCTATGCCTGA